A single window of Corythoichthys intestinalis isolate RoL2023-P3 chromosome 21, ASM3026506v1, whole genome shotgun sequence DNA harbors:
- the abca5 gene encoding ATP-binding cassette sub-family A member 5 isoform X2 yields MEEVAQEMHLQDGLEVFGSEEELENASLYQPSSFVGVVFADASATSYSLRFPYDRLPHPSDFIESGVTCPGGFFNCRAANYWYSGFVRLQLLIDAAIIQMQTKRSVRNELDVTVVMMGRPALVEVEKFPHALISIYLVLAFTPFVTFLIVNVAAEKERRIKDTMTMMGLYDSAFWMSWGLLYAVLVTAMSVLMSVIATSTSLFPHSNLAVVFFLIFLYGISSISFSFMLTPLFSKPKLASTVGSMLTVVFGCLSLFTVLMKDFPQALVGIFCLLSPAAFSIGVAQVVYLEAQGDGANFWSLTSGPHPLYVPLLMLLFDCVLYLLLAVYLDQVLPGRFGMRRSLLYFLKSSYWSKGSERYVEVSSASDAEANGAPAGGDSAEPISPEFRGREAIRIGNVRKVYVDKDETVEALGGLSLDIYEGQITALLGHSGAGKSTLINILCGICPASAGGASIYGRPVTPDGPDLKRLVGICPQFNIVFDVLSVEEHLWIFAAIKGIPPARADTEVSKVLTDLDLEKIKTAQAKNLSGGQKRKLAVAIAFLGDPKILLLDEPTAGMDPSSRHQVWSLLKSRRAGRALVLSTHYMDEADILADRKAVISQGRLKCVGSSLFLKTKCGVGYHLRMSVGPRCDAGHISALVQRHVPRARMTRRQEAELTFTLPFDSRETFAALFSELDSRSDAGVVNYGVSMTTLEDVFLRLEAEAEVDQADFSVFNQEATDDEGEGVGDDAERQLLTFSGKSDVVQGGALWRQQFSSVARLHALNLWRERKAFIYILALLLVFVASMLVLSLLTGNIQIASPGRQFLPIYLLRRNQPPAKYASKLLVSNSTGSDISDFIRNLEAQDITIEMMKKSDYVAAAPHSAAINVTGSSKGFRYSVAFNSTTVHSLPMIVNILSNALLRSLNGTRRIRTWSKPFEYRIPDATSYALVIIEAVLLGMLAAGMPAYFAMEHTRDRELKCRSMLRVSGLLPSAYWCGRAAVDVPFFFLLLSCMNLVVFCFHTDDLLTLQNFGAVVMCTMGFAPAVVLFTYVCSFGFNRVQSNKDFFSVICMMVSVVSAVVVHLPLGSNNQEVINAFHQALCVLNPLYPLMGCLNYITKTVFLSSNYDQIVVWKNVIVSFLAPYLQCVVLILALRWLEVRHGGRNVRNDSLCRIRFTSRADTRPDPDECPDEDEDVRLEKARVKEALGRLSCDERPLLLASNLRKKYKNGKEGFALNKRGKVATRSVSFCLRKGEVLGILGPNGSGKSTVMHMLSGDTEPTSGQVLMGDPGRPGSEHLGYCPQVNPLWPRITLHEHLEIYAAVKGLKGGDAPDVIKRVVNALELKEHAHKQAKCLSSGLKRKLCFALSMIGNPKTILLDEPTLGMDPKSKQRVWRAIRAAMTERQRGTVLTTHYMEEAEAVCDRVAVLVSGRLRCLGSIQHLKAKYGRDYSLELKLSWDQTSPQQRALLHQEILHIFPHASKQESFATLMVYKIPTEDVNSLAHAFSQLERVKQTFKFEEYNFSQSTLEQVFLELAKEQDSEEDEPRSLSTTFQWRRLPDETANGDNCDDGVVLQL; encoded by the exons ATGGAGGAGGTCGCCCAGGAGATGC accTCCAAGACGGTTTGGAGGTGTTCGGCAGCGAGGAGGAGCTGGAGAACGCCAGCCTGTACCAGCCGTCCAGCTTCGTTGGCGTGGTGTTCGCCGACGCTTCGGCTACGTCTTACAGTCTGCGCTTCCCTTACGACCggctgccgcatccaagcgacttTATCGAGTCCGGCG TCACCTGCCCGGGAGGGTTTTTCAACTGCCGAGCTGCAAACTATTGGTACTCTGGATTCGTCCGCCTACAGTTGCTGATAGACGCCGCCATCATCCAG ATGCAGACCAAGCGCTCGGTGCGGAACGAGCTCGACGTGACGGTGGTGATGATGGGCCGTCCGGCCTTGGTGGAGGTGGAGAAATTCCCCCATGCGCTCATTTCCATCTATCTGGTGCTGGCCTTCACGCCCTTCGTCACCTTCCTCatcgtcaatgtggcggccgagaAGGAGCGGCGCATCAAAGACACCATGACCATGATGGGTCTCTACGACTCAGCCTTCTG GATGTCATGGGGCCTCCTTTACGCCGTCCTCGTGACGGCCATGTCCGTCCTGATGTCCGTCATCGCCACATCTACGTCCCTCTTCCCCCACAGCAACTTGGCCGTGGTCTTTTTCCTCATCTTCCTCTACGGGATCTCCTCG ATCTCCTTCTCCTTCATGCTGACGCCATTGTTCAGTAAGCCCAAGTTGGCCAGCACAGTGGGCTCCATGTTGACGGTGGTCTTCGGATGCCTGTCGCTTTTCACCGTCCTCATGAAGGATTTCCCGCAGGCGCTAGTCGGGATCTTCTGCTTGCTCTCCCCCGCTGCGTTCTCCATTGGCGTCGCGCAG GTGGTGTACCTGGAGGCTCAAGGAGATGGCGCAAACTTCTGGTCCTTGACGAGCGGGCCTCATCCGCTCTACGTGCCCCTGCTTATGCTGCTTTTCGACTGTGTTCTCTACCTGCTGTTGGCCGTCTACTTAGACCAGGTTCTGCCAG GCCGGTTCGGGATGAGGAGGTCCTTGTTATACTTCCTGAAGTCGTCCTATTGGTCCAAAGGCAGCGAGCGCTACGTGGAAGTGAGCTCGGCCTCGGATGCCGAGGCCAACGGCGCTCCCGCCGGGGGTGACTCGGCGGAGCCCATTTCGCCAGAGTTTCGCGGAAGAGAAGCCATCCG CATCGGCAACGTGAGGAAGGTTTACGTCGACAAAGACGAGACGGTAGAGGCGCTGGGCGGCCTGAGCTTGGACATCTACGAGGGGCAGATCACGGCTTTGCTGGGCCACAGCGGCGCCGGGAAGTCCACTCTGATTAATATCCTGTGCGGCATCTGCCCGGCCAGCGCTGGCGGCGCCTCCATTTACGGCCGGCCGGTGACGCCCGACGGGCCCGACCTAAAGCGGCTTGTGGGCATCTGCCCACAGTTCAACATAGTCTTCGACGTCCTCAGCGTGGAGGAGCACCTGTGGATCTTCGCCGCCATCAAAGGCATTCCGCCGGCCCGTGCCGACACCGAG GTGTCTAAAGTGCTAACAGATCTGGATTTGGAGAAGATCAAGACTGCTCAGGCCAAGAATCTCAGCGGAGGGCAGAAGCGTAAGCTCGCAGTCGCCATCGCCTTCCTGGGAGACCCTAAG ATCTTGCTACTGGACGAGCCAACGGCCGGCATGGACCCGTCCTCGCGCCACCAGGTATGGTCCCTCCTGAAGAGTCGGCGGGCGGGCCGAGCTCTGGTCCTCAGCACGCACTACATGGACGAGGCTGACATCCTAGCTG ATCGCAAAGCTGTCATCTCTCAAGGCCGCCTAAAATGCGTGGGCTCGTCCTTGTTCCTGAAGACCAAGTGCGGCGTGGGCTATCACCTCAG GATGTCTGTGGGCCCCCGCTGTGATGCCGGTCATATTTCCGCACTGGTCCAGCGGCACGTTCCCCGAGCCCGGATGACTCGGCGGCAGGAGGCAGAGCTCACCTTCACGCTGCCTTTTGACAGCAGGGAAACTTTTGCAG cTTTGTTCTCGGAGCTGGACTCTCGATCCGACGCCGGCGTGGTTAACTATGGCGTTTCCATGACCACGCTGGAGGACGTCTTTTTGCGCCTGGAGGCCGAGGCGGAAGTAGACCAAGCAG ACTTCAGTGTCTTTAATCAGGAGGCGACGGACGACGAGGGCGAGGGAGTAGGAGACGATGCGGAGCGGCAGCTCCTGACTTTTTCCGGCAAGTCGGACGTGGTGCAAGGCGGAGCGCTTTGGCGCCAGCAGTTCAGTTCGGTGGCGCGGCTCCACGCACTCAACTTGTGGCGAGAGAGGAAGGCCTTCATCTACAT TCTGGCTTTGTTGCTGGTGTTTGTGGCCTCCATGCTGGTCCTGTCCCTGCTCACCGGCAACATTCAGATCGCCTCACCGGGTCGGCAGTTCCTGCCAATCTACCTCCTGCGCAGAAACCAGCCCCCCGCCAAGTACGCCAGCAAGCTCCTAGTCAGCAACTCCACAG GTTCAGACATTTCCGACTTCATACGAAACCTTGAAGCGCAGGACATCACCATTGAAATGATGAAGAAGAGCGACTACGTGGCGGCAGCGCCACACAGCGCCGCCATCAATGTGACGGGATCCAGCAAG GGTTTCCGCTACAGCGTGGCCTTCAACAGCACCACAGTACACTCCTTACCCATGATCGTCAATATCCTCAGCAACGCCCTGCTCAGAAGTCTCAACGGCACCAGACGCATCCGAACGTGGAGCAAACCTTTCGAATAC CGAATCCCCGATGCCACGTCCTACGCGCTGGTCATCATCGAGGCCGTCTTGCTTGGAATGCTGGCGGCCGGCATGCCCGCCTACTTCGCCATGGAACACACCAGAGACCGAGAG CTGAAGTGTCGCTCCATGCTGCGGGTGTCCGGATTGCTGCCGTCGGCGTACTGGTGTGGGCGGGCGGCCGTGGATGTCCCCTTCTTCTTCCTGCTCCTGTCCTGCATGAACTTGGTGGTCTTCTGCTTCCACACAGACGACCTGCTGACCTTACAAAACTTTGGCGCCGTG GTGATGTGCACCATGGGCTTCGCTCCAGCCGTCGTTCTCTTCACCTACGTCTGCTCTTTTGGCTTCAATCGAGTCCAAAGCAACAAGGACTTCTTTTCCGTCATTTGCATGATG GTAAGCGTGGTATCTGCGGTGGTGGTTCACCTTCCTTTGGGCAGCAACAACCAGGAGGTGATCAATGCGTTTCACCAGGCCCTGTGTGTCCTCAATCCGCTCTACCCGCTCATGGGGTGCCTCAACTACATCACCAAG ACCGTCTTCTTGTCCTCCAACTACGATCAGATCGTCGTGTGGAAGAACGTGATCGTCTCGTTTTTGGCG CCTTACCTGCAGTGCGTCGTGCTGATCTTGGCGTTGCGCTGGCTGGAAGTTCGTCACGGCGGCAGGAACGTCAGGAACGATAGCTTGTGCAG GATTCGCTTCACTAGCCGGGCCGACACGAGGCCCGACCCCGACGAATGTCCGGATGAGGACGAGGACGTACGGCTGGAGAAGGCTCGGGTCAAGGAGGCGCTCGGCCGTCTGTCGTGCGACGAG AGGCCGCTGCTGCTTGCCAGTAACCtgaggaaaaaatacaaaaatggcaAAGAAGGTTTTGCCCTCAACAAGCGTGGAAAAGTGGCCACCAGGAGTGTCTCCTTCTGCCTTCGCAAAG GCGAGGTTCTGGGAATTTTGGGCCCCAACGGATCGGGCAAGAGCACCGTCATGCACATGCTGTCGGGTGATACGGAGCCCACGTCAGGACAG GTGCTGATGGGAGATCCGGGCAGGCCGGGGTCAGAGCACTTGGGCTACTGCCCTCAGGTCAACCCTCTGTGGCCTCGGATCACGCTGCACGAGCACCTGGAGATCTACGCCGCCGTCAAGGGACTGAAGGGAGGTGACGCCCCGGATGTTATCAAGCG TGTGGTGAACGCGCTGGAGCTGAAGGAGCACGCGCACAAGCAAGCCAAGTGTTTATCTTCCGGACTCAAGAGAAAA CTGTGCTTCGCACTGAGCATGATCGGGAACCCTAAGACCATCTTATTGGACGAGCCCACGTTGGGGATGGACCCCAAATCCAAGCAGCGCGTGTG GAGGGCCATCCGCGCCGCCATGACGGAGCGCCAGCGCGGCACCGTGCTGACCACGCACTACATGGAGGAGGCGGAGGCCGTGTGCGACCGTGTGGCCGTCCTGGTGTCGGGCCGGTTGAG GTGCCTGGGCTCCATCCAGCACTTGAAGGCTAAGTATGGCCGCGACTACAGCCTGGAGCTAAAACTCAGTTGGGATCAGACGAGCCCCCAGCAGAGGGCGCTGCTGCACCAAGAGATTCTCCATATCTTCCCTCacgcctccaaacaggagag
- the abca5 gene encoding ATP-binding cassette sub-family A member 5 isoform X1, producing MHSDAKPARNGSSAAVWQQTRVLLHKNLLIKWRTKQQSLQELILPLLLLALLVLISTHNPHVSYAGEATVEREKDEVTVLRGLGYAPATNVTNRIMEEVAQEMHLQDGLEVFGSEEELENASLYQPSSFVGVVFADASATSYSLRFPYDRLPHPSDFIESGVTCPGGFFNCRAANYWYSGFVRLQLLIDAAIIQMQTKRSVRNELDVTVVMMGRPALVEVEKFPHALISIYLVLAFTPFVTFLIVNVAAEKERRIKDTMTMMGLYDSAFWMSWGLLYAVLVTAMSVLMSVIATSTSLFPHSNLAVVFFLIFLYGISSISFSFMLTPLFSKPKLASTVGSMLTVVFGCLSLFTVLMKDFPQALVGIFCLLSPAAFSIGVAQVVYLEAQGDGANFWSLTSGPHPLYVPLLMLLFDCVLYLLLAVYLDQVLPGRFGMRRSLLYFLKSSYWSKGSERYVEVSSASDAEANGAPAGGDSAEPISPEFRGREAIRIGNVRKVYVDKDETVEALGGLSLDIYEGQITALLGHSGAGKSTLINILCGICPASAGGASIYGRPVTPDGPDLKRLVGICPQFNIVFDVLSVEEHLWIFAAIKGIPPARADTEVSKVLTDLDLEKIKTAQAKNLSGGQKRKLAVAIAFLGDPKILLLDEPTAGMDPSSRHQVWSLLKSRRAGRALVLSTHYMDEADILADRKAVISQGRLKCVGSSLFLKTKCGVGYHLRMSVGPRCDAGHISALVQRHVPRARMTRRQEAELTFTLPFDSRETFAALFSELDSRSDAGVVNYGVSMTTLEDVFLRLEAEAEVDQADFSVFNQEATDDEGEGVGDDAERQLLTFSGKSDVVQGGALWRQQFSSVARLHALNLWRERKAFIYILALLLVFVASMLVLSLLTGNIQIASPGRQFLPIYLLRRNQPPAKYASKLLVSNSTGSDISDFIRNLEAQDITIEMMKKSDYVAAAPHSAAINVTGSSKGFRYSVAFNSTTVHSLPMIVNILSNALLRSLNGTRRIRTWSKPFEYRIPDATSYALVIIEAVLLGMLAAGMPAYFAMEHTRDRELKCRSMLRVSGLLPSAYWCGRAAVDVPFFFLLLSCMNLVVFCFHTDDLLTLQNFGAVVMCTMGFAPAVVLFTYVCSFGFNRVQSNKDFFSVICMMVSVVSAVVVHLPLGSNNQEVINAFHQALCVLNPLYPLMGCLNYITKTVFLSSNYDQIVVWKNVIVSFLAPYLQCVVLILALRWLEVRHGGRNVRNDSLCRIRFTSRADTRPDPDECPDEDEDVRLEKARVKEALGRLSCDERPLLLASNLRKKYKNGKEGFALNKRGKVATRSVSFCLRKGEVLGILGPNGSGKSTVMHMLSGDTEPTSGQVLMGDPGRPGSEHLGYCPQVNPLWPRITLHEHLEIYAAVKGLKGGDAPDVIKRVVNALELKEHAHKQAKCLSSGLKRKLCFALSMIGNPKTILLDEPTLGMDPKSKQRVWRAIRAAMTERQRGTVLTTHYMEEAEAVCDRVAVLVSGRLRCLGSIQHLKAKYGRDYSLELKLSWDQTSPQQRALLHQEILHIFPHASKQESFATLMVYKIPTEDVNSLAHAFSQLERVKQTFKFEEYNFSQSTLEQVFLELAKEQDSEEDEPRSLSTTFQWRRLPDETANGDNCDDGVVLQL from the exons GAATTGATCCTgccgctgctgctgctggctctGCTGGTCCTCATCAGCACTCATAATCCGCACGTGTCGTATGCCGGCGAGGCCACGGTGGAGCGCGAAAAGGACGAAGTGACGGTTCTCAGAGGGCTCGGCTATGCGCCCGCTACCAACGTCACCAACCGTATCATGGAGGAGGTCGCCCAGGAGATGC accTCCAAGACGGTTTGGAGGTGTTCGGCAGCGAGGAGGAGCTGGAGAACGCCAGCCTGTACCAGCCGTCCAGCTTCGTTGGCGTGGTGTTCGCCGACGCTTCGGCTACGTCTTACAGTCTGCGCTTCCCTTACGACCggctgccgcatccaagcgacttTATCGAGTCCGGCG TCACCTGCCCGGGAGGGTTTTTCAACTGCCGAGCTGCAAACTATTGGTACTCTGGATTCGTCCGCCTACAGTTGCTGATAGACGCCGCCATCATCCAG ATGCAGACCAAGCGCTCGGTGCGGAACGAGCTCGACGTGACGGTGGTGATGATGGGCCGTCCGGCCTTGGTGGAGGTGGAGAAATTCCCCCATGCGCTCATTTCCATCTATCTGGTGCTGGCCTTCACGCCCTTCGTCACCTTCCTCatcgtcaatgtggcggccgagaAGGAGCGGCGCATCAAAGACACCATGACCATGATGGGTCTCTACGACTCAGCCTTCTG GATGTCATGGGGCCTCCTTTACGCCGTCCTCGTGACGGCCATGTCCGTCCTGATGTCCGTCATCGCCACATCTACGTCCCTCTTCCCCCACAGCAACTTGGCCGTGGTCTTTTTCCTCATCTTCCTCTACGGGATCTCCTCG ATCTCCTTCTCCTTCATGCTGACGCCATTGTTCAGTAAGCCCAAGTTGGCCAGCACAGTGGGCTCCATGTTGACGGTGGTCTTCGGATGCCTGTCGCTTTTCACCGTCCTCATGAAGGATTTCCCGCAGGCGCTAGTCGGGATCTTCTGCTTGCTCTCCCCCGCTGCGTTCTCCATTGGCGTCGCGCAG GTGGTGTACCTGGAGGCTCAAGGAGATGGCGCAAACTTCTGGTCCTTGACGAGCGGGCCTCATCCGCTCTACGTGCCCCTGCTTATGCTGCTTTTCGACTGTGTTCTCTACCTGCTGTTGGCCGTCTACTTAGACCAGGTTCTGCCAG GCCGGTTCGGGATGAGGAGGTCCTTGTTATACTTCCTGAAGTCGTCCTATTGGTCCAAAGGCAGCGAGCGCTACGTGGAAGTGAGCTCGGCCTCGGATGCCGAGGCCAACGGCGCTCCCGCCGGGGGTGACTCGGCGGAGCCCATTTCGCCAGAGTTTCGCGGAAGAGAAGCCATCCG CATCGGCAACGTGAGGAAGGTTTACGTCGACAAAGACGAGACGGTAGAGGCGCTGGGCGGCCTGAGCTTGGACATCTACGAGGGGCAGATCACGGCTTTGCTGGGCCACAGCGGCGCCGGGAAGTCCACTCTGATTAATATCCTGTGCGGCATCTGCCCGGCCAGCGCTGGCGGCGCCTCCATTTACGGCCGGCCGGTGACGCCCGACGGGCCCGACCTAAAGCGGCTTGTGGGCATCTGCCCACAGTTCAACATAGTCTTCGACGTCCTCAGCGTGGAGGAGCACCTGTGGATCTTCGCCGCCATCAAAGGCATTCCGCCGGCCCGTGCCGACACCGAG GTGTCTAAAGTGCTAACAGATCTGGATTTGGAGAAGATCAAGACTGCTCAGGCCAAGAATCTCAGCGGAGGGCAGAAGCGTAAGCTCGCAGTCGCCATCGCCTTCCTGGGAGACCCTAAG ATCTTGCTACTGGACGAGCCAACGGCCGGCATGGACCCGTCCTCGCGCCACCAGGTATGGTCCCTCCTGAAGAGTCGGCGGGCGGGCCGAGCTCTGGTCCTCAGCACGCACTACATGGACGAGGCTGACATCCTAGCTG ATCGCAAAGCTGTCATCTCTCAAGGCCGCCTAAAATGCGTGGGCTCGTCCTTGTTCCTGAAGACCAAGTGCGGCGTGGGCTATCACCTCAG GATGTCTGTGGGCCCCCGCTGTGATGCCGGTCATATTTCCGCACTGGTCCAGCGGCACGTTCCCCGAGCCCGGATGACTCGGCGGCAGGAGGCAGAGCTCACCTTCACGCTGCCTTTTGACAGCAGGGAAACTTTTGCAG cTTTGTTCTCGGAGCTGGACTCTCGATCCGACGCCGGCGTGGTTAACTATGGCGTTTCCATGACCACGCTGGAGGACGTCTTTTTGCGCCTGGAGGCCGAGGCGGAAGTAGACCAAGCAG ACTTCAGTGTCTTTAATCAGGAGGCGACGGACGACGAGGGCGAGGGAGTAGGAGACGATGCGGAGCGGCAGCTCCTGACTTTTTCCGGCAAGTCGGACGTGGTGCAAGGCGGAGCGCTTTGGCGCCAGCAGTTCAGTTCGGTGGCGCGGCTCCACGCACTCAACTTGTGGCGAGAGAGGAAGGCCTTCATCTACAT TCTGGCTTTGTTGCTGGTGTTTGTGGCCTCCATGCTGGTCCTGTCCCTGCTCACCGGCAACATTCAGATCGCCTCACCGGGTCGGCAGTTCCTGCCAATCTACCTCCTGCGCAGAAACCAGCCCCCCGCCAAGTACGCCAGCAAGCTCCTAGTCAGCAACTCCACAG GTTCAGACATTTCCGACTTCATACGAAACCTTGAAGCGCAGGACATCACCATTGAAATGATGAAGAAGAGCGACTACGTGGCGGCAGCGCCACACAGCGCCGCCATCAATGTGACGGGATCCAGCAAG GGTTTCCGCTACAGCGTGGCCTTCAACAGCACCACAGTACACTCCTTACCCATGATCGTCAATATCCTCAGCAACGCCCTGCTCAGAAGTCTCAACGGCACCAGACGCATCCGAACGTGGAGCAAACCTTTCGAATAC CGAATCCCCGATGCCACGTCCTACGCGCTGGTCATCATCGAGGCCGTCTTGCTTGGAATGCTGGCGGCCGGCATGCCCGCCTACTTCGCCATGGAACACACCAGAGACCGAGAG CTGAAGTGTCGCTCCATGCTGCGGGTGTCCGGATTGCTGCCGTCGGCGTACTGGTGTGGGCGGGCGGCCGTGGATGTCCCCTTCTTCTTCCTGCTCCTGTCCTGCATGAACTTGGTGGTCTTCTGCTTCCACACAGACGACCTGCTGACCTTACAAAACTTTGGCGCCGTG GTGATGTGCACCATGGGCTTCGCTCCAGCCGTCGTTCTCTTCACCTACGTCTGCTCTTTTGGCTTCAATCGAGTCCAAAGCAACAAGGACTTCTTTTCCGTCATTTGCATGATG GTAAGCGTGGTATCTGCGGTGGTGGTTCACCTTCCTTTGGGCAGCAACAACCAGGAGGTGATCAATGCGTTTCACCAGGCCCTGTGTGTCCTCAATCCGCTCTACCCGCTCATGGGGTGCCTCAACTACATCACCAAG ACCGTCTTCTTGTCCTCCAACTACGATCAGATCGTCGTGTGGAAGAACGTGATCGTCTCGTTTTTGGCG CCTTACCTGCAGTGCGTCGTGCTGATCTTGGCGTTGCGCTGGCTGGAAGTTCGTCACGGCGGCAGGAACGTCAGGAACGATAGCTTGTGCAG GATTCGCTTCACTAGCCGGGCCGACACGAGGCCCGACCCCGACGAATGTCCGGATGAGGACGAGGACGTACGGCTGGAGAAGGCTCGGGTCAAGGAGGCGCTCGGCCGTCTGTCGTGCGACGAG AGGCCGCTGCTGCTTGCCAGTAACCtgaggaaaaaatacaaaaatggcaAAGAAGGTTTTGCCCTCAACAAGCGTGGAAAAGTGGCCACCAGGAGTGTCTCCTTCTGCCTTCGCAAAG GCGAGGTTCTGGGAATTTTGGGCCCCAACGGATCGGGCAAGAGCACCGTCATGCACATGCTGTCGGGTGATACGGAGCCCACGTCAGGACAG GTGCTGATGGGAGATCCGGGCAGGCCGGGGTCAGAGCACTTGGGCTACTGCCCTCAGGTCAACCCTCTGTGGCCTCGGATCACGCTGCACGAGCACCTGGAGATCTACGCCGCCGTCAAGGGACTGAAGGGAGGTGACGCCCCGGATGTTATCAAGCG TGTGGTGAACGCGCTGGAGCTGAAGGAGCACGCGCACAAGCAAGCCAAGTGTTTATCTTCCGGACTCAAGAGAAAA CTGTGCTTCGCACTGAGCATGATCGGGAACCCTAAGACCATCTTATTGGACGAGCCCACGTTGGGGATGGACCCCAAATCCAAGCAGCGCGTGTG GAGGGCCATCCGCGCCGCCATGACGGAGCGCCAGCGCGGCACCGTGCTGACCACGCACTACATGGAGGAGGCGGAGGCCGTGTGCGACCGTGTGGCCGTCCTGGTGTCGGGCCGGTTGAG GTGCCTGGGCTCCATCCAGCACTTGAAGGCTAAGTATGGCCGCGACTACAGCCTGGAGCTAAAACTCAGTTGGGATCAGACGAGCCCCCAGCAGAGGGCGCTGCTGCACCAAGAGATTCTCCATATCTTCCCTCacgcctccaaacaggagag